In the genome of Candidatus Omnitrophota bacterium, one region contains:
- the dxs gene encoding 1-deoxy-D-xylulose-5-phosphate synthase has translation MRLVDTINDVSDLRKLKLTELPTLAKEIRDQIVSTVSKTGGHLSSSLGAVELAVAIHYTFNTPRDMVLWDVGHQAYAHKILTGRLRSFSTLRQLGGISGFPNKDESPEHDIVTCGHSSTSISTALGLVLAKDLNKDNRKTIVVIGDAALAGGMAFEALNHTGHLKKNVIVVLNDNELSISKSVGALSRYLNRIITNPAYNKIRRDVERVLIRIPRFGFRAYRAARKLEEGLKNLLIPGMLFEEMGFRYFGPIDGHNIAQLVDVFKNVADLDEPLLIHAITKKGKGYSPAENSPSAFHSTGPFDIATGIPVSKGAKETFTEAFSAKIVEIAQNDPKVVGISAAMIDGTGFNDFAKLFPERFFDVGISEEHAVGLSAGLARGGFKPVVSIYSTFLQRSYDQIVHDVCLQNLPVIFCLDRAGLVGEDGPTHHGVFDIAYLRHIPNLMVMAPKDTDELKEMIDYAVRQPKAMAIRYPRGSSPMLSNDAHLILAKHAANKTPVETGKAEVIKNGKDIAIIAIGSMVYTALEVAALLMKKRIDASVINARFVKPIDGEAIEEVCRGTKRIVTIEEGVLEGGFGSAVLEFMERENINGVKVRRIGLPSKFIEHGARAELFAKYNLTPDAICDVITREVVG, from the coding sequence GCTCGCTAAAGAGATACGCGACCAGATCGTATCTACAGTATCGAAGACGGGCGGGCATCTGTCCTCAAGCCTGGGCGCGGTAGAGCTCGCGGTGGCTATACACTATACGTTTAACACGCCCCGCGATATGGTTTTGTGGGATGTGGGGCACCAGGCTTACGCGCATAAAATACTGACGGGCCGGTTACGTTCTTTTTCCACACTAAGACAGCTTGGCGGTATAAGCGGATTTCCAAATAAAGATGAGTCTCCCGAACATGACATAGTCACCTGCGGACATAGCTCGACATCTATATCGACCGCGCTGGGCCTTGTTCTGGCAAAAGATTTGAACAAGGACAATAGGAAAACGATAGTTGTAATAGGCGACGCCGCGCTTGCCGGAGGAATGGCATTCGAAGCGCTTAATCACACAGGGCACCTTAAAAAGAACGTGATAGTTGTGCTGAATGATAACGAATTATCGATATCAAAAAGCGTCGGAGCCTTGAGTAGGTACTTAAACCGGATAATAACGAACCCCGCTTATAACAAAATAAGGCGTGATGTGGAAAGAGTATTGATAAGAATACCCCGTTTTGGTTTCAGGGCATACAGGGCCGCCAGAAAACTCGAAGAGGGCCTGAAAAATCTTCTTATACCGGGGATGTTATTCGAAGAGATGGGTTTCAGATATTTCGGCCCTATAGACGGGCATAATATAGCGCAGCTTGTGGATGTATTTAAGAATGTGGCGGATCTGGACGAACCTCTTTTAATCCATGCGATAACAAAGAAAGGTAAAGGATACAGCCCGGCGGAAAACTCCCCCAGCGCATTTCATTCAACGGGGCCTTTCGATATCGCGACGGGTATACCAGTTAGCAAAGGCGCGAAAGAGACGTTTACCGAAGCTTTCAGCGCGAAGATAGTCGAAATCGCTCAAAATGATCCCAAGGTGGTGGGTATAAGCGCCGCAATGATAGACGGTACAGGGTTTAATGATTTCGCGAAACTATTTCCGGAACGTTTTTTTGATGTCGGCATATCGGAAGAGCATGCGGTGGGGTTAAGCGCGGGCCTTGCCAGGGGCGGTTTTAAACCGGTAGTCTCCATATACTCCACATTTTTACAGCGCTCGTATGACCAGATCGTCCACGATGTCTGCCTGCAGAACCTGCCCGTCATATTTTGTCTCGATAGAGCAGGCTTGGTCGGAGAGGACGGCCCGACGCATCACGGTGTTTTCGATATCGCCTATTTACGGCATATACCCAATCTTATGGTGATGGCCCCCAAAGATACCGATGAACTAAAGGAGATGATCGATTATGCGGTCCGGCAGCCCAAGGCGATGGCGATAAGATACCCCAGAGGCTCCTCCCCCATGCTGTCAAATGACGCGCATCTTATCTTAGCCAAACACGCGGCAAATAAAACGCCGGTCGAGACCGGTAAGGCCGAAGTGATCAAGAACGGCAAGGATATAGCGATTATCGCGATAGGATCTATGGTATATACAGCGCTTGAAGTCGCCGCGCTATTGATGAAGAAGAGGATAGATGCCTCTGTCATCAATGCCAGGTTTGTTAAACCCATCGACGGAGAGGCTATCGAAGAAGTTTGCCGCGGCACTAAAAGGATAGTTACTATTGAAGAAGGCGTGCTTGAGGGCGGATTCGGCAGCGCGGTATTAGAATTTATGGAAAGAGAAAATATTAATGGTGTAAAGGTAAGGAGAATAGGCCTGCCAAGCAAATTTATAGAACATGGCGCCCGTGCCGAGCTGTTCGCGAAGTATAACTTGACACCCGACGCAATTTGCGATGTAATTACAAGAGAGGTTGTGGGTTAA
- a CDS encoding 4Fe-4S dicluster domain-containing protein, which translates to MARIKINKDRCKGCYLCVVNCPNNLIKVSDRLNAKGVKPVKFLGGKCSGCAMCALVCPECIIEVYR; encoded by the coding sequence ATGGCAAGGATAAAGATAAACAAAGATAGGTGCAAGGGTTGTTACCTTTGCGTGGTTAATTGCCCCAATAATCTTATAAAGGTATCGGATCGATTGAACGCAAAAGGGGTGAAGCCAGTTAAGTTTTTGGGCGGTAAATGTTCAGGGTGCGCCATGTGCGCCCTTGTATGCCCGGAATGTATTATAGAGGTTTATAGATAA
- a CDS encoding 3-methyl-2-oxobutanoate dehydrogenase subunit VorB, with the protein MTRKILMCGNEACGEGAMLAGCKFYAGYPITPQNELTAYMAKRMSETGGVFIQAESELAAINMVFGASAAGERAMTSSSSPGMSLKQEGISYIAGAELPCVIVNMQRGGPGLGNIAPAQSDYFQSVKGGGHGDYKSIVLAPASAQELMDYTFMAFDIADKYRNPVIILGDGLLGQMMEPIQLRTPGPEPQIPDKPWALTGCKGRAPNIVRSFYLPEGALEEHNKKLQEKYNTIKSKEVLFAAHNIKDSDIILVAYGSIARTAKASMEMARAKGLKVGLIRPITLWPFPSKTINEAASKAKKFLVVEMSAGQMVEDVMIAVNGKAEVDFYGRAGGGVPSVEEILTRIEALA; encoded by the coding sequence ATGACGAGAAAAATACTGATGTGCGGTAATGAGGCTTGCGGCGAAGGGGCTATGCTTGCCGGCTGTAAATTTTATGCCGGATATCCCATTACACCGCAGAATGAGCTTACCGCGTACATGGCTAAGCGTATGTCGGAAACCGGAGGGGTCTTTATACAGGCAGAATCGGAACTTGCCGCGATAAATATGGTTTTTGGAGCCTCTGCCGCGGGTGAACGGGCCATGACATCATCATCTTCGCCGGGCATGAGCCTGAAACAGGAAGGCATATCATATATCGCCGGGGCGGAATTGCCATGCGTAATAGTTAATATGCAAAGAGGCGGCCCGGGGCTTGGCAATATAGCGCCGGCCCAGAGTGACTATTTTCAAAGCGTCAAAGGCGGCGGACACGGGGATTATAAATCTATAGTACTGGCCCCCGCTTCAGCGCAGGAATTAATGGATTATACATTTATGGCTTTTGATATTGCCGACAAATACAGGAATCCCGTTATTATATTGGGCGACGGGCTATTAGGGCAGATGATGGAGCCTATACAATTACGGACGCCGGGTCCCGAACCCCAAATACCCGACAAACCATGGGCGCTGACAGGCTGTAAGGGCAGGGCGCCAAATATAGTAAGATCTTTTTACCTTCCGGAAGGCGCGCTCGAGGAGCATAATAAGAAACTGCAGGAAAAATACAATACCATTAAAAGCAAAGAAGTGCTCTTTGCCGCGCATAATATCAAAGACAGCGATATAATACTGGTCGCCTACGGATCGATTGCCAGGACGGCAAAAGCGTCTATGGAAATGGCGCGCGCGAAAGGATTAAAAGTCGGGCTGATAAGGCCTATAACATTATGGCCGTTCCCCTCAAAGACTATCAATGAAGCAGCCTCAAAGGCAAAGAAATTCCTTGTTGTGGAGATGAGCGCGGGCCAAATGGTAGAGGACGTAATGATAGCCGTAAACGGCAAGGCCGAAGTCGATTTTTACGGCAGGGCCGGCGGCGGCGTGCCCAGTGTCGAGGAGATCTTAACCAGAATAGAAGCTTTAGCATGA